A single region of the Vicia villosa cultivar HV-30 ecotype Madison, WI linkage group LG4, Vvil1.0, whole genome shotgun sequence genome encodes:
- the LOC131594446 gene encoding protein TIFY 6B-like codes for MEREFLGFTSKNSPWITIKEDASNKPKEPVRSSAMQWSFSNNASNLPQFLSFKNTHEDRSRNIVMDPIGSSGYMTTQENVTIGNKHGVYPMQCSEAQTICNQETRIFSVSNQSNNQMCSVLPPNLATTGINIVNSVTRSQSFGSKSSATPLSVLPSIGSIVGSTDLRNRNCSKSNGTIPAQLTIFYGGSVCVYDDISPEKAKAIMLLAGNGTKKQPEISIPSKKDGFIISQSYASPLPSPLPMTSHANSQQRGGSSSNNDITILRSLRPSSVPNNHLESSIVATSIGSAPKEMIQSVCLPQARKASLTRFLEKRKERAMSTSPYYMNKKSHESSTPGSDSASFSIDFSGSSSQATTNLRTSCMEV; via the exons ATGGAGAGAGAATTTCTTGGCTTCACTTCCAAAAATAGTCCATGGATTACAATCAAAGAAGATGCTTCCAACAAACCAAAAGAACCAG TTAGGAGTTCAGCAATGCAGTGGTCATTCTCAAATAATGCTTcaaatcttcctcaattcttgtCCTTTAAGAACACTCATGAAGATAGGTCAAGAAACATTGTTATGGATCCAATAGGTTCTTCTGGATATATGACTACACag GAAAATGTTACCATAGGAAATAAGCATGGAGTTTATCCTATGCAATGTTCTGAAGCACAAACAATATGCAATCAAGAAACAAGAATATTTTCAGTATCAAACCAATCTAATAATCAAATGTGTTCTGTTCTTCCACCAAATCTTGCTACTACCGGAATCAACATCGTTAATTCGGTTACAAGATCGCAATCTTTTGGTTCTAAATCCTCTGCTACACCTCTATCTGTTCTTCCTTCAATAGGTTCCATTGTTGGCTCTACTGACCTAAG gaATAGGAATTGTTCCAAATCCAATGGTACTATACCTGCTCAATTAACCATTTTTTATGGTGGATCAGTATGTGTTTATGATGATATATCTCCTGAAAAG GCTAAGGCTATCATGTTACTAGCTGGAAATGGAACTAAAAAGCAGCCAGAAATTTCTATTCCTTCTAAAAAAGATGGTTTCATTATAAGTCAATCCTATGCATCACCATTGCCAAGTCCTCTTCCAATGACCTCTCATGCAAATTCTCAACAAAGAGGAGGATCAAGTAGCAACAATGATATCACAATTCTAAGATCTTTAAGACCTTCAAGTGTCCCTAATAACCATTTAGAATCTTCTATTGTTGCTACTTCTATAGGATCTGCACCTAAAGAAATGATTCAATCAG TATGCTTGCCTCAAGCGCGAAAAGCATCTTTGACTCGGTTTTTGGAGAAACGAAAGGAAAG GGCAATGAGCACATCACCATACTATATGAACAAGAAATCACATGAAAGCAGCACTCCTGGATCAGATAGTGCAAGTTTCTCCATTGACTTTTCTGGTTCAAGTTCTCAAGCAACTACAAACTTAAGAACATCATGTATGGAAGTttag